A genomic segment from Thermostichus lividus PCC 6715 encodes:
- a CDS encoding aspartate aminotransferase family protein — MASTAAIRLGCCAVSPESAVAVPPASADPVQFDQVVMTTYGRFPLTLTRGEGCRVWDNEGRSYLDFVAGIATCTLGHAHPALVATVSQQIQTLHHVSNLYYIPQQGALAQWLVNHSCADRVFFCNSGAEANEAAIKLARKYAHTVRQIAHPVIITAQASFHGRTLATITATGQPKYQQHFDPLVPGFAYVPYNDFAALADLVESLDQPQPQVAAILLEPLQGEGGVRPGDRLYFEQVRQLCNQKGILLIFDEVQVGMGRTGRLWGYETLGVEPDIFTSAKGLAGGIPIGAMLSKEFCAVFQPGDHASTFGGNPLATAAALTVCETIEQENLLQNVSDRGEQLRAGLRALANRYPQLIADVRGWGLINGLELTAESSLTAAEVVKAAISEGLLLVPAGAKVVRFVPPLIVSAADIEGAIAAVERSFARLCG, encoded by the coding sequence ATGGCAAGCACTGCCGCAATACGTTTAGGATGTTGTGCTGTGAGTCCAGAGTCTGCTGTTGCCGTTCCTCCCGCTAGTGCTGATCCAGTACAGTTTGATCAGGTGGTGATGACTACCTATGGGCGGTTTCCCCTGACCTTAACCCGCGGGGAGGGGTGCCGTGTTTGGGATAACGAGGGGCGCAGCTACCTAGATTTTGTGGCTGGGATTGCCACCTGTACGTTGGGACATGCCCATCCGGCGTTGGTGGCAACGGTTAGCCAGCAAATTCAAACCCTGCACCATGTCTCTAACCTGTACTACATCCCACAGCAGGGGGCTTTAGCCCAATGGCTGGTTAATCACTCCTGTGCCGATCGCGTCTTTTTCTGTAATTCGGGTGCCGAAGCGAACGAGGCCGCCATTAAGTTGGCGCGCAAATATGCCCATACGGTGCGTCAGATTGCTCATCCGGTTATTATTACCGCGCAAGCCAGTTTCCATGGCCGTACCCTTGCCACCATTACGGCCACAGGCCAGCCAAAGTACCAGCAGCATTTTGATCCGCTGGTGCCGGGGTTTGCCTATGTCCCCTACAACGATTTTGCGGCGTTAGCAGATCTGGTGGAGTCGTTGGATCAGCCTCAGCCGCAGGTGGCAGCGATTCTGCTGGAGCCGTTGCAGGGAGAGGGGGGGGTGCGTCCGGGCGATCGCCTCTATTTTGAGCAGGTACGGCAACTCTGCAATCAAAAAGGGATTTTGTTAATCTTTGATGAAGTGCAGGTCGGCATGGGTCGCACGGGTCGCCTCTGGGGCTATGAGACCCTTGGAGTGGAGCCGGATATTTTTACCTCAGCGAAAGGATTAGCTGGGGGTATTCCCATTGGTGCCATGCTCTCTAAAGAGTTTTGTGCAGTGTTTCAGCCCGGCGATCATGCCAGTACGTTTGGTGGCAATCCCTTGGCCACAGCAGCCGCCCTAACGGTTTGTGAAACGATTGAGCAGGAGAATCTGCTGCAAAATGTGAGCGATCGCGGTGAGCAATTACGCGCCGGCCTCCGTGCCCTTGCTAACCGGTATCCCCAACTGATTGCCGACGTGCGCGGCTGGGGCTTAATTAACGGCCTTGAGTTAACCGCAGAGTCAAGCCTCACTGCAGCGGAGGTGGTCAAAGCAGCCATTAGCGAAGGACTGTTGCTGGTGCCTGCGGGGGCGAAGGTGGTTCGTTTTGTGCCGCCTTTAATTGTCAGTGCGGCAGACATCGAGGGGGCGATCGCAGCCGTTGAGCGGTCTTTTGCACGCCTCTGTGGCTAG
- a CDS encoding serine/threonine-protein kinase, whose translation MSYCLNPSCVKPDNPDGLDFCQACGSKLLLNDQYRAIRVLGRGGFGTTFLAVDTKLPGNPSCVIKQLRPAASAPHILAMARELFLREATTLGKIGNHPQLPRLLGYFETDSEFYLIQEYVAGLTLQQEVKRFGAKTEEDVKQVLQEVLPILDYLHKNEVIHRDIKPANLIRREIDNKLVLIDFGAVKDKVTQAMVENAPELSTFTSFAVGTPMYAPPEQMAMRPIYASDIYALGVTCVYLLTGKSPKEIERDPRTGEWQWKKYAKNISPEFTALLDKMLEDAIKNRYQTAMEVLADLQLLSAKRSSATNASSQSADDDLSNALSAPPSRGGKPMLGRSSYASSVSHNAQAARVRQSRMGGPGGPPLVGAGGGQHLRAKVTPRLTAAQLLTAYKRGERDFVDVDLSNVVLRHADLSGANFANANLSNADLKGCILAGAVLREANLQGANLSEANLNGAYLVHANLEKANLKGARLQDASISGANFTAADISGADLSMVSGAVQGQLDRAKRNWFTKLPK comes from the coding sequence ATGAGTTACTGCCTGAATCCGAGCTGTGTCAAACCAGACAATCCTGATGGTTTGGATTTTTGCCAAGCCTGCGGCAGTAAGCTGCTTCTCAACGATCAATATCGAGCCATTCGTGTTCTTGGGAGGGGAGGCTTTGGCACAACCTTTCTTGCGGTTGACACCAAGCTGCCCGGTAACCCTAGCTGCGTGATCAAACAATTACGCCCCGCAGCGTCGGCTCCCCACATTCTGGCCATGGCGCGGGAACTATTTTTGCGAGAGGCCACCACCCTGGGCAAAATTGGCAACCATCCGCAATTACCCCGCCTTCTGGGCTACTTTGAAACCGACAGTGAATTCTACCTCATTCAAGAGTACGTCGCTGGCTTGACCCTGCAGCAGGAAGTCAAGCGCTTTGGAGCCAAAACGGAGGAAGATGTCAAACAAGTACTCCAAGAAGTCTTGCCGATTTTGGATTATCTCCACAAAAACGAGGTCATCCACCGTGACATTAAGCCTGCCAACCTCATTCGCCGCGAAATCGATAACAAACTCGTCCTCATTGATTTTGGCGCCGTCAAAGATAAAGTTACCCAAGCCATGGTGGAAAATGCCCCCGAACTCTCGACCTTTACGAGCTTTGCGGTGGGTACCCCCATGTATGCCCCCCCAGAACAGATGGCCATGCGCCCCATCTATGCCAGCGACATTTATGCCTTAGGGGTGACCTGTGTCTATCTGTTGACGGGGAAATCGCCCAAAGAAATCGAGCGAGACCCGCGCACGGGTGAGTGGCAGTGGAAGAAGTACGCCAAGAACATTTCTCCGGAATTTACGGCACTGCTAGACAAGATGCTAGAGGATGCCATTAAAAATCGCTACCAAACAGCGATGGAGGTTTTGGCAGATTTGCAACTTTTGTCTGCCAAACGGTCAAGTGCCACAAATGCATCCTCACAAAGTGCTGATGATGACCTCAGCAACGCACTCTCGGCACCCCCCAGTCGGGGCGGCAAGCCAATGCTAGGGCGTAGCAGTTATGCATCCTCGGTGAGTCATAATGCCCAAGCGGCACGAGTTCGCCAATCTCGCATGGGGGGACCCGGCGGCCCCCCACTGGTCGGGGCAGGCGGTGGCCAGCACCTGCGCGCAAAAGTAACTCCTCGACTGACGGCAGCCCAACTTCTCACGGCTTACAAACGGGGTGAGCGGGATTTTGTGGATGTTGACTTGTCCAATGTGGTGCTCCGTCATGCGGATTTATCGGGAGCGAACTTCGCAAACGCCAATTTGTCTAATGCTGATCTGAAGGGGTGTATTTTAGCGGGGGCTGTGTTGCGGGAGGCGAATTTGCAGGGGGCGAATCTTAGCGAAGCGAACCTGAACGGCGCTTATCTGGTGCATGCAAACCTTGAAAAAGCGAACTTGAAAGGGGCACGGTTGCAGGATGCCTCGATTTCAGGGGCTAACTTTACCGCAGCGGATATTTCAGGCGCCGATCTGAGTATGGTCTCGGGGGCGGTGCAAGGGCAACTGGATCGTGCCAAGCGCAATTGGTTTACCAAGCTGCCCAAATAA
- a CDS encoding Crp/Fnr family transcriptional regulator produces MAGIETDNFSQLFPLFSESSKESLASMLAVAWHNTYPAGRAILIEDAWGNAVYFILAGWVKVRRLLPNGDFTTLAILGPGDFFGEMAILDQSPRSTDVVALCTAEVLSVPAQKFTLTLRQDPDLHYRMLQLMAQRLRLTNARIELAHQPSAVKLANVLVNLGRRYGQRNGGNAHTAVIFNVPIKDLADVANISPEEAQQLLDKLAAKGWVKIDAAKQQLQIQSLPQLEQLAQQSVA; encoded by the coding sequence ATGGCAGGCATCGAGACAGACAACTTTAGTCAACTCTTTCCCCTTTTTAGTGAGAGTTCCAAAGAATCCCTCGCCTCCATGCTTGCCGTGGCTTGGCACAATACCTATCCGGCGGGACGAGCCATTTTAATTGAAGATGCTTGGGGGAATGCCGTTTACTTTATTTTGGCGGGCTGGGTCAAGGTACGGCGGCTGTTGCCCAATGGTGACTTTACCACCCTTGCAATCCTCGGGCCTGGGGACTTCTTTGGCGAGATGGCCATTTTAGACCAGTCGCCCCGCTCGACCGATGTGGTTGCCCTGTGTACCGCTGAAGTTCTCTCGGTTCCTGCTCAAAAATTTACCCTGACCCTGCGCCAAGACCCAGATTTACATTACCGGATGTTGCAGTTAATGGCACAACGGTTGCGCCTCACGAATGCGCGCATTGAGTTAGCCCACCAGCCCTCAGCCGTAAAGCTAGCCAATGTACTGGTCAACCTTGGTCGCCGCTACGGACAGCGGAATGGCGGCAATGCCCACACCGCAGTTATTTTCAATGTGCCGATTAAGGATCTCGCAGATGTGGCCAATATCAGCCCTGAGGAAGCACAGCAGCTTTTAGACAAACTGGCAGCCAAAGGCTGGGTCAAAATTGATGCGGCTAAACAGCAACTGCAGATTCAGAGCTTGCCGCAGCTAGAGCAACTGGCACAGCAGTCGGTGGCTTAA
- a CDS encoding caspase family protein: MESAMHLGRRFFLQSAAALLLAQAFWQEGSRAIAAPLPTVRALLIGINHYPHLGMVPPLAGCLTDVELVKMLLMERFGLDRDRLTILTEAAATLPRVREELAELQGLGDPILVYFSGYGTLWQQQPTLLLANADSSGADSLALAELLNLKSLQVWLDTRFTSAPPRASHLRWRYAPLAATVSPQAHSEAKNLTAVNDLGAEVTLNGMTVGLFTATLSHYLAALAGDRPLDRSVMHTADDLRTQLGSEVHLTMGNLPSMGGNSLDAVVQGSHDRTLNLWCGGFSPWLLAHLSPRSRLLSTDTSVMVELSSINGFMAQGTAAAPLQSGDRLYEKLRRLPRNLSLKVGLDPHLEKIERVDVVNALANQGDVTVVNSPDDLPDVIITKTSEAGSYGLQWPAGSLLQESCTTTNEAAKAGMRRLNPWFATLLAHKWLALTVNTTSSHLGISTTLEQLTPQPKLLSRQYTTRSPHPLPEVLRTKLPPVNLAAPLTLTKGDTCRWSIYNYGDESLNVLAVAWDSRQGLLLLPLQPQSWHLELAAGLSVPLYTWSLNHPSQWLQVFIISSRRPFSHVNQHSSPPTNAQPLPVAGENGLALTQGLLSDLSTEPEGNDLSLDVAQWCSQCYTLRVV, encoded by the coding sequence ATGGAGAGCGCAATGCACCTTGGCCGCCGTTTCTTCTTACAATCTGCTGCTGCGCTGTTACTGGCACAGGCGTTTTGGCAGGAGGGGAGTAGGGCGATCGCTGCTCCTTTACCAACGGTGCGGGCACTCCTCATTGGCATTAACCACTATCCCCACCTTGGAATGGTGCCCCCCCTTGCCGGTTGCCTCACCGATGTGGAACTGGTCAAGATGTTGTTGATGGAACGATTTGGCCTCGATCGCGATCGCCTAACGATTTTGACCGAGGCTGCGGCAACCCTGCCCAGAGTCAGGGAGGAACTGGCAGAACTCCAAGGGCTTGGTGACCCTATTTTGGTCTATTTCAGCGGCTATGGCACCCTCTGGCAACAACAGCCGACGCTCCTATTGGCCAATGCCGATAGCAGTGGTGCTGATAGCTTAGCCTTAGCAGAGCTACTCAACCTCAAATCCCTACAGGTCTGGCTAGATACCCGCTTTACCAGTGCGCCACCCCGCGCCTCTCATCTGCGGTGGCGGTATGCCCCCCTAGCCGCAACCGTTAGCCCTCAGGCACACAGTGAGGCTAAAAACCTCACCGCCGTCAACGATCTTGGGGCAGAAGTCACCCTTAATGGGATGACTGTAGGGCTGTTTACTGCGACCCTGAGCCATTATCTAGCGGCCTTGGCCGGCGATCGCCCCCTGGATCGCAGCGTAATGCATACCGCTGATGACCTGCGCACCCAGCTTGGCAGTGAGGTGCATTTAACGATGGGCAACCTGCCTAGCATGGGTGGTAACAGTTTGGATGCCGTTGTCCAAGGCAGCCATGATCGCACCCTCAACCTTTGGTGCGGCGGGTTCAGTCCATGGTTGCTGGCACACCTCAGCCCCCGCAGTCGTCTGCTCAGCACCGATACAAGCGTAATGGTGGAACTCAGCAGCATCAATGGTTTTATGGCTCAAGGTACAGCCGCTGCTCCGCTGCAAAGTGGCGATCGCCTCTACGAAAAATTGCGTCGCCTCCCTCGCAATCTCAGCCTTAAGGTTGGCTTAGACCCACACCTCGAGAAAATTGAGCGAGTTGATGTCGTGAATGCCTTGGCTAACCAAGGCGACGTGACGGTTGTCAACAGCCCCGACGACCTGCCAGATGTAATCATTACCAAAACCTCAGAGGCCGGTAGCTATGGGCTGCAATGGCCCGCAGGCTCCCTCCTCCAGGAGAGTTGCACCACCACCAACGAAGCTGCCAAGGCGGGAATGCGGCGCTTAAACCCATGGTTTGCCACTCTGCTAGCCCACAAATGGCTGGCCTTGACCGTTAATACAACCTCGAGCCATTTAGGCATTTCCACCACCCTGGAGCAACTCACCCCCCAGCCCAAACTCTTAAGTCGGCAATACACAACTCGCTCCCCCCATCCACTGCCGGAGGTACTGCGCACAAAGCTACCCCCTGTGAACTTGGCAGCCCCCCTCACCCTAACCAAGGGGGACACCTGCCGTTGGAGCATCTATAACTATGGCGACGAGTCCTTAAATGTGCTGGCCGTTGCTTGGGACAGCCGCCAAGGGCTGCTCTTGCTGCCCCTCCAACCGCAGTCCTGGCACCTAGAACTAGCAGCGGGGCTGAGTGTGCCCCTCTACACCTGGAGCTTGAACCACCCTAGCCAGTGGCTGCAAGTCTTTATTATCAGCAGCCGTCGCCCCTTCAGCCACGTTAACCAGCACAGCTCCCCCCCCACCAATGCCCAACCCCTACCGGTGGCTGGGGAGAATGGCCTAGCCCTCACCCAAGGGTTACTCAGCGACCTAAGTACAGAGCCGGAGGGGAATGACCTAAGCTTGGATGTCGCGCAGTGGTGTAGCCAATGCTATACGTTGCGGGTGGTCTAG
- the nrdJ gene encoding ribonucleoside-triphosphate reductase, adenosylcobalamin-dependent — translation MMVQNPPRPQTTFPVNAATAYPVFYRTYSRQDDAGQRESWQQVCDRTIQGLKEVGHLTPDEVALLSQMQRELKALPSGRWLWVGGTDWVKRPENYSGAYNCTSTNVVDWDSFGLMMDLAMQGCGTGAVLEHKYISQLPPIRNRLDIDVVGTIGKTPKAQRQDCTTVTVEGSHVHIKVGDSRQGWVKSYQTILELSSDMQFDGHVTITIDISDVRPTGERLKGFGGVANPVKLPDLYHRCAAILNAALGRQLTSVECCLLIDEAATVVVAGNVRRSAGMRQGDSNDAEFAAAKQNLWQQDEQGNWFIDPKRDALRMANHTRVFHRKPTLQECIEAVRSQFYSGEGAIQWAGEAVARANADILTNPDLKHRFLRAYDTGQADLLLRQLAPKADEREINHRLGRYGLNPCVTAETWIHTGDGPRQVKDLIGRQHSTYINGELFSTTPDGFFFTGIKPVVKLQTKAGFSLRLTPNHQVLKVTAQTQQKQYSEWVEVGELRPGDWVLLHNHRGIQPWDGIGTAAEGWLLGSLLGDGSLGTTQWRDIGLLRFWQESRVELSQYARELLATVVDYRARAAATYEHKTLNHQVINSTGLAQLAAKFGLKPGRKVITPAIEQASYEFYQGFLRGLFDADGSVQGSQDKGVSVRLCQSNLETLKAVQRMLARLGIIATIYQNRRPEGLRLLPDSQRQPSLYHCQSQHELVISQDNLLHFQELIGFQEPTKQAKLQKLLSGYQRQLNRERFAVVVEAITPDGEAAVYDCSVPGPNRFDANGLVAHNCGEIISADFHCNLSEIHLNQIDPADTVTQANAFKAGAISVAALLHHRFEVERYRYARELDPIVGVSFTGLFDFFVHAFGTAWLEWWAQGRPDTPQGQFFKTQEASYLQRWRDIVHAAVWEYCDRHGLKRPNRCTTVQPAGTKSLLTGASPGWHPPKAQRFIRRITFRKGDAVAMACYDYGYNIIPSQSDKDEQGKLLDDPFDPRCTEWLVEIPVAVSWADLPGADAIDISQFSALAQFDFYMQVQQHYTTHNTSATIELREHEIEPLATAIYEAIQQDQGYISAALLARFDANETFPRLPFEPISKQRYDAEVAAVAQRRRIHDFHAALSRYTQPIEEAGPAGCDSDKCLK, via the coding sequence ATGATGGTGCAAAACCCCCCTCGCCCCCAGACCACTTTCCCCGTTAATGCAGCCACCGCCTATCCCGTGTTCTACCGTACCTACAGCCGCCAAGATGACGCAGGACAGCGGGAAAGTTGGCAGCAGGTCTGCGATCGCACCATCCAAGGCTTAAAAGAGGTTGGCCATCTCACCCCCGATGAAGTTGCCCTACTCAGCCAAATGCAACGGGAGCTTAAAGCGCTGCCATCAGGGCGGTGGCTGTGGGTCGGGGGTACCGACTGGGTAAAGCGCCCCGAGAACTACTCCGGCGCCTATAACTGCACCAGCACCAACGTCGTTGACTGGGACTCGTTCGGGCTGATGATGGATTTGGCGATGCAAGGGTGCGGTACGGGTGCCGTCCTTGAGCATAAATACATCAGCCAATTGCCTCCTATCCGTAATCGCCTGGATATTGACGTGGTGGGCACCATTGGAAAAACGCCGAAAGCCCAGCGCCAAGACTGCACCACAGTCACCGTTGAGGGTAGCCACGTTCACATCAAAGTAGGCGATAGCCGCCAAGGATGGGTTAAATCCTACCAAACCATCCTTGAGCTATCCAGTGACATGCAATTTGATGGACACGTTACCATTACCATCGACATTAGCGATGTCAGACCCACAGGAGAGCGCTTAAAAGGCTTTGGTGGCGTAGCTAACCCCGTCAAACTACCCGACCTCTACCATCGCTGTGCTGCAATTTTGAATGCTGCCCTTGGTCGCCAACTTACCTCAGTAGAATGTTGCTTGCTCATTGATGAAGCAGCAACCGTGGTCGTTGCTGGAAACGTGAGGCGCAGCGCAGGTATGCGTCAAGGGGACAGCAATGATGCCGAGTTTGCCGCCGCCAAGCAAAACCTATGGCAGCAGGATGAACAGGGGAACTGGTTTATTGACCCCAAACGCGATGCCTTACGCATGGCCAACCATACCCGCGTCTTTCATCGCAAGCCAACCTTACAGGAATGCATTGAAGCAGTACGCAGTCAGTTTTATAGTGGCGAAGGGGCGATCCAGTGGGCAGGGGAAGCCGTCGCCCGTGCTAACGCCGATATTCTCACTAATCCAGACCTCAAACACCGCTTTTTGCGTGCCTATGACACTGGACAAGCAGACTTGCTCTTGCGTCAGTTAGCCCCCAAGGCAGATGAACGGGAAATCAACCACCGCCTTGGTCGCTATGGCCTGAACCCATGCGTTACCGCCGAAACTTGGATTCATACAGGCGACGGGCCGCGGCAAGTCAAGGATTTAATTGGTCGTCAACACAGCACCTATATCAACGGCGAACTCTTCAGCACTACACCGGACGGCTTCTTTTTTACAGGTATTAAACCCGTTGTCAAACTGCAAACCAAGGCAGGGTTTTCCCTTCGCCTCACCCCGAATCACCAAGTCCTAAAAGTTACGGCCCAAACCCAGCAAAAACAATACAGCGAATGGGTCGAAGTTGGTGAGTTGCGACCGGGGGATTGGGTTTTGCTCCATAACCATCGAGGGATTCAACCTTGGGATGGGATAGGAACGGCAGCGGAAGGTTGGCTACTGGGGAGCTTATTAGGCGATGGCAGTTTAGGGACAACTCAATGGCGTGATATTGGGCTACTGCGATTTTGGCAAGAGTCCCGTGTGGAACTGAGCCAATACGCGCGGGAATTACTAGCTACGGTGGTAGATTATCGAGCTCGCGCTGCGGCGACCTATGAACACAAAACCCTGAACCATCAGGTGATCAACTCCACTGGCCTAGCCCAGTTAGCAGCGAAGTTTGGCTTAAAGCCCGGTCGTAAGGTCATTACGCCAGCGATTGAACAGGCCAGTTATGAGTTTTACCAAGGTTTTTTACGGGGCTTATTCGACGCTGATGGCAGTGTTCAAGGTAGCCAAGACAAAGGCGTGAGTGTTCGCCTATGCCAAAGCAACCTCGAAACCCTCAAAGCTGTGCAGCGAATGCTAGCCCGCTTGGGGATTATTGCCACCATCTATCAAAATCGGAGGCCAGAAGGCTTGCGGTTACTACCTGATAGTCAGCGGCAGCCGAGCCTCTACCACTGCCAATCTCAGCATGAGTTAGTAATTAGCCAAGATAATTTGCTCCATTTTCAAGAATTGATCGGATTCCAAGAGCCAACCAAGCAGGCTAAACTCCAGAAACTCTTGAGTGGCTATCAACGGCAACTGAATCGGGAACGGTTTGCGGTAGTAGTGGAAGCGATTACGCCTGATGGAGAAGCTGCCGTTTACGACTGCTCTGTGCCCGGCCCGAATCGGTTCGACGCCAATGGCTTAGTGGCTCACAACTGTGGTGAGATTATCTCTGCGGATTTCCACTGCAACCTCTCAGAGATTCATCTCAACCAAATTGACCCTGCGGATACAGTGACCCAAGCAAACGCCTTCAAAGCAGGAGCCATCTCCGTAGCCGCCTTATTGCACCATCGTTTTGAAGTAGAACGCTATCGCTATGCCCGTGAGTTAGACCCTATTGTTGGCGTTAGCTTCACCGGACTATTCGACTTTTTCGTTCATGCCTTTGGGACGGCGTGGCTAGAGTGGTGGGCACAGGGACGACCGGACACTCCGCAGGGTCAATTTTTCAAAACCCAAGAGGCCAGCTACTTGCAACGCTGGCGGGATATTGTTCATGCTGCCGTATGGGAGTATTGCGATCGCCATGGCTTAAAACGACCGAACCGCTGCACCACCGTGCAACCCGCTGGCACAAAGTCTTTACTCACTGGGGCATCCCCTGGCTGGCATCCCCCCAAAGCACAACGCTTTATCCGCCGCATTACTTTCCGCAAAGGTGACGCTGTTGCGATGGCCTGCTATGACTACGGCTATAACATCATCCCATCGCAATCGGATAAAGATGAGCAGGGCAAACTGTTGGATGACCCCTTTGACCCGCGCTGTACCGAGTGGCTCGTTGAAATTCCTGTCGCCGTTTCCTGGGCAGACCTGCCCGGCGCAGACGCGATCGACATTAGCCAATTTTCTGCGCTGGCTCAATTTGACTTTTATATGCAAGTGCAGCAGCACTACACCACCCACAACACCAGTGCCACGATTGAGTTGCGGGAGCACGAAATTGAACCATTGGCCACCGCCATTTATGAGGCCATTCAGCAAGATCAGGGCTATATCTCTGCGGCATTATTAGCACGTTTTGATGCTAATGAAACCTTCCCGCGATTGCCCTTTGAACCCATTAGCAAACAACGGTATGACGCAGAAGTGGCGGCAGTCGCACAACGGCGGCGGATCCATGATTTCCATGCGGCATTATCTCGCTACACGCAACCGATTGAAGAGGCAGGCCCCGCTGGCTGTGACTCTGATAAGTGCCTGAAGTAG
- the yqeK gene encoding bis(5'-nucleosyl)-tetraphosphatase (symmetrical) YqeK, whose product MVTSPMEGDALGELPCDRQQVLAWLAEHVPAPRLQHILRVETMAAELAVVHGLDVTRAAWAGLLHDLAKYFPPQTLLAMAQQAALPITEVDTADPHLLHAQVSALVARQEFGVADAQVLAAVANHTLGQPGMDELSCVIFLADSLEPGRGQTPELDELRRIARLNLQEAVWRVCDRTLAWLIDQHRLIHPRMVLTRNWAMQVAPPSRKKRMAIKTGA is encoded by the coding sequence ATGGTGACGTCCCCAATGGAGGGTGATGCGCTAGGGGAGCTACCTTGCGATCGCCAGCAAGTTTTGGCGTGGCTTGCGGAGCATGTGCCAGCACCGCGTCTGCAACATATTCTGCGGGTAGAAACGATGGCTGCTGAGTTAGCCGTTGTTCACGGTTTGGATGTAACGCGGGCAGCGTGGGCGGGGTTGTTGCACGATTTAGCCAAATATTTCCCGCCGCAGACACTCTTGGCGATGGCGCAGCAAGCGGCATTACCCATCACTGAGGTAGATACCGCCGATCCGCACTTGCTCCATGCACAGGTGAGTGCGTTGGTGGCTCGGCAAGAGTTTGGGGTAGCGGATGCGCAGGTTTTGGCGGCAGTGGCCAACCATACGCTGGGCCAGCCGGGGATGGATGAGTTGAGCTGTGTGATCTTTTTAGCTGATAGCCTAGAGCCGGGGCGCGGCCAAACCCCAGAACTGGATGAATTACGGCGGATTGCCCGGCTGAACTTGCAGGAGGCTGTGTGGCGAGTGTGCGATCGCACCCTGGCTTGGCTTATTGATCAGCACCGCTTAATTCACCCCCGCATGGTGTTGACCCGTAACTGGGCGATGCAGGTGGCACCCCCAAGCCGTAAAAAGAGGATGGCTATCAAGACTGGCGCTTAG
- a CDS encoding ABC transporter permease: MTTSSISRVPGLFSPDFWQETLALTRRLFIQLQRRPSTLVAGVVQPLIWLILFGALFQNVPSGLFGDSANYGQFLCAGIIVFTAFSGALNAGLPVMFDREFGFLNRLLVAPLASRFSIVLASALFITTLSLIQVVAIASLGVVLGTGLPNVAGIAVVLATVLILVFGVTALSLGLTFALPGHIELLAVIFVINLPLLFASTALVPLQFMPTWLQWVASLNPLSLAIEPIRYVYLHPNWTIADVVMVAPWGAISLGTAIAILLAVAVALSLLIQPLLRRRLA; the protein is encoded by the coding sequence ATGACCACCTCTTCAATCAGTAGAGTTCCGGGGCTATTTTCCCCTGACTTTTGGCAAGAAACTCTAGCCTTAACGCGACGGTTGTTTATTCAGCTCCAACGACGACCCTCAACGTTGGTGGCGGGGGTGGTGCAGCCGCTCATTTGGCTGATCCTATTCGGGGCATTGTTCCAAAATGTACCGTCGGGGCTGTTTGGCGACAGTGCGAACTATGGCCAGTTTCTCTGTGCTGGCATTATTGTGTTTACGGCCTTTAGTGGTGCTCTGAATGCGGGGCTACCTGTGATGTTTGACCGCGAGTTTGGCTTTTTGAACCGCCTATTGGTGGCGCCGTTGGCCTCGCGGTTTTCAATTGTGCTGGCTTCAGCATTGTTTATTACCACCCTCAGCTTGATTCAGGTGGTAGCGATCGCCAGCTTGGGGGTTGTCTTGGGCACAGGGCTGCCGAACGTAGCGGGAATTGCCGTTGTGTTGGCAACAGTGCTAATTCTTGTGTTTGGGGTGACGGCACTGAGTTTAGGGTTAACCTTTGCCTTACCGGGGCACATTGAACTGCTGGCGGTGATCTTTGTCATTAACTTACCGCTGCTATTTGCCAGCACGGCACTCGTCCCCCTGCAATTTATGCCCACCTGGTTGCAGTGGGTGGCCAGCCTCAACCCCCTCAGTTTAGCTATCGAACCCATCCGCTACGTGTATTTGCACCCAAACTGGACGATTGCCGATGTGGTGATGGTGGCACCATGGGGGGCCATCTCCTTGGGCACGGCGATAGCGATCCTGCTAGCGGTGGCGGTGGCACTGAGTCTGCTGATTCAGCCATTGTTACGCCGTCGCTTGGCCTAG